A genomic segment from Streptosporangium roseum DSM 43021 encodes:
- a CDS encoding inositol monophosphatase family protein, which produces MVQETDLEHARRIAVDAARAAGRLIADGTRGIVEVTPKGDDGDVVTDLDLAAERLLLRRVLTAFPDHSVIAEESGELVGADSEWTWLIDPLDGTNNVAIGLPLYAVGLALCRNGRPELGVVHEPVTGRTWSAVRGRGALGPGGPLTAPPYRPTGSGPVLAWIQGYGVRRGDTVACALKAVLDRRARRVLRLWAPLLAWVMLARGDIDGIIGYRTGIVDLPGGLLIAQEAGAVVTGFDGTPFDCAPLSGGGRDFVASRAGLQQDLLEAVRR; this is translated from the coding sequence ATGGTTCAGGAGACGGATCTCGAACACGCTCGCCGGATCGCGGTCGACGCCGCGCGGGCGGCCGGGCGGCTGATCGCCGACGGCACCCGGGGGATCGTCGAGGTCACCCCCAAGGGCGACGACGGCGACGTGGTCACCGACCTCGACCTGGCCGCCGAGCGGCTGCTGCTGCGGCGGGTGCTGACCGCCTTCCCGGACCACTCGGTGATCGCCGAGGAGTCGGGCGAGCTGGTCGGGGCGGACTCGGAGTGGACCTGGCTCATCGACCCGCTCGACGGCACCAACAACGTCGCGATCGGCCTGCCCCTGTACGCCGTGGGCCTGGCCCTGTGCCGCAACGGACGGCCCGAGCTGGGGGTGGTGCACGAACCGGTGACCGGCAGGACCTGGTCGGCCGTCCGGGGCCGGGGCGCGCTCGGTCCGGGCGGCCCGCTGACCGCCCCGCCGTACCGGCCGACCGGCAGCGGTCCCGTGCTGGCCTGGATCCAGGGGTACGGCGTGCGGCGCGGCGACACCGTGGCCTGCGCGCTGAAGGCGGTGCTGGACAGGCGTGCCCGGCGGGTGCTGCGGCTCTGGGCGCCGCTGCTGGCCTGGGTGATGCTCGCCCGGGGGGACATCGACGGGATCATCGGCTACCGGACCGGGATCGTCGACCTGCCCGGCGGCCTGCTGATCGCGCAGGAGGCCGGAGCGGTGGTCACCGGCTTCGACGGCACCCCCTTCGACTGCGCCCCGCTCTCCGGGGGCGGGCGCGACTTCGTCGCAAGCCGGGCGGGGCTCCAGCAGGACCTGCTGGAGGCGGTCAGGCGGTGA
- a CDS encoding SLC13 family permease: MVGVLRRLSVLDWIRVGLLGLGLLAVVTELLPVEDAAGEVERIAPILLFLVAVIVLAELVKEAQVFDVIAARLAAAGRGHYVVLFLLCTAFASLVTMFLNLDTTAVLLTPVMLALAARTGIAALPLAMTTVWLANTASLFLPVSNLTNLLAMERLGLSTKEFAGRLWLPQLVSVAVTMVFLWVFFWRRGRRGADRYDPPPPVPVADPLLFRTAATVCVLFIAAILLELPIQLAALAAAVLMIAAFAWRDRSKLTLALFPWQLLVFVTGLFLVVPTLSRYGLAGLMSALAGTGGDGDGAYRAAAVGAGLSNLINNLPAYTAVEKVIPVVNQDQLLALLIGTNIGPVITPWASLATLLWFEWCRRRGVRVPMLTFVLAGAGLAVVGVTATVGVLLLTA, encoded by the coding sequence ATGGTCGGTGTGCTGCGGCGACTGAGCGTTCTCGACTGGATCCGGGTCGGCCTGCTGGGGCTCGGTCTCCTCGCCGTCGTCACCGAACTGCTCCCCGTGGAGGACGCCGCGGGCGAGGTGGAGCGGATCGCGCCCATCCTGCTGTTCCTCGTCGCCGTGATCGTGCTGGCGGAGCTGGTCAAGGAGGCCCAGGTCTTCGACGTGATCGCGGCCAGGCTGGCGGCGGCCGGGCGGGGACACTACGTCGTGCTCTTCCTGCTGTGCACGGCCTTCGCGTCGCTGGTCACCATGTTCCTGAACCTGGACACGACGGCGGTGCTGCTGACGCCCGTCATGCTCGCCCTGGCGGCCAGGACCGGGATCGCCGCGCTGCCGCTCGCCATGACCACGGTCTGGCTGGCCAACACCGCCAGCCTGTTCCTGCCGGTGTCGAACCTGACGAACCTGCTGGCCATGGAACGGCTGGGCCTGTCGACCAAGGAGTTCGCCGGGCGGCTCTGGCTGCCGCAGCTCGTCTCCGTCGCGGTCACCATGGTCTTCCTCTGGGTGTTCTTCTGGCGGCGCGGCCGCCGCGGCGCCGACCGTTACGACCCGCCGCCCCCCGTGCCGGTCGCCGACCCGCTGCTGTTCCGGACGGCGGCCACCGTGTGCGTGCTGTTCATCGCCGCGATCCTGCTGGAGCTGCCGATCCAGCTGGCCGCCCTGGCCGCGGCGGTGCTGATGATCGCCGCCTTCGCCTGGCGCGACAGGTCGAAGCTCACCCTCGCACTGTTTCCCTGGCAGCTCCTCGTCTTCGTCACCGGCCTGTTCCTGGTGGTGCCCACCCTCAGCAGGTACGGCCTGGCCGGGCTGATGAGCGCCCTGGCCGGGACCGGGGGCGACGGTGACGGGGCCTACCGGGCGGCCGCCGTGGGGGCGGGCCTGTCCAACCTGATCAACAACCTGCCCGCCTACACCGCGGTGGAGAAGGTCATCCCGGTGGTCAACCAGGACCAGCTGCTGGCCCTCCTCATCGGCACCAACATCGGACCGGTGATCACTCCTTGGGCCTCGCTCGCCACCCTGCTGTGGTTCGAGTGGTGCCGCCGGAGGGGGGTGCGGGTGCCGATGCTCACGTTCGTGCTGGCCGGGGCGGGGCTGGCCGTGGTGGGTGTGACCGCGACCGTGGGCGTGCTGCTGCTCACCGCCTGA
- a CDS encoding TIR domain-containing protein, which produces MAARGGDAMARDDRPVDIFVSYSPADERWASWIAWELEAAGYRTMIQAWDFVPGTQFIEFMDRGVSEAALVVAVLSRNYLKSRWGRMEWQAALRADPDNPSNKLVTIRLEDCPLEGLLSTITWVDLVGVADPDQARALLLNRIGQALAGRAKPLDRPSFPNGPATIPGEVLPAPSGRGQARARRTPVAPPAYPAGPSAHVPRESITLLHVAGPRFGRGLADEDEPLTAEELQPRIWADLTRLRDAGLPRPDLMVVTGDLTESGGRREFGEAAAFLTGLRVLLGLEPQRLIVVPGPRDITKAASRAYFSNCEADDVRPQPPYWPKWRHFTGLFEELYLGLDGPEFDSAQPWTLFAVPDLKVVVAGLNSTMAMSHREEDRYGSVGEAQAAWFAERLRPFEEAGWLRIGAVAHPPAPAHLRDTSTLEHLLAGRLNLLLHGAGGTGPESLTCLPAPGPGRHQLVEVTSGGLRRWDRDRAALLPAEELSRAWHGTGLTFSPGGGAPAALPPAAPPAAAEPKRAAAPAMLLLDRIAEVCEARHERVKIRRVVGDVPQLLVTYPEDGFVRQLRIGAHAGELTGQDVEAFAGQVHASGLEHGAELVYQGPPPAQALREEMTRRGLRLRSFTEFQGLLDLTGYVADQTARLRGDRRYPQGLYVPQRFRELDRPDRRVREGLTDELMRLLATDHGRFLLVLGDFGHGKTFALRELARRIPVELPHLVPILIELRALDKAHSVDGLVAAHLANHGEDVIDLKAFHYMLRQGRIVLLFDGFDELVTRVTYDRAADHLDTLLQAAEDKAKIVVASRSQHFKSSAQVLTKLGEKVGLLPQRRLLSVEDFTGPQIRSYLVNRYDGDEGAAGDRLSLMSDIEDLLGLARNPRMLSFIADLDDQRLATVAKARHTISAALLYEEIMGSWLAFEERRVRDVPGAPAGLRAGELRQAVTTLALRLWESGEAYLRPAELAEIAETLTGLADGQLSGQQTAHAVGTGSLMVRTEEGLFGFIHSSVMEWLVARHIAMTFADPVTLARRPLSQLTVDFLCDLADVRACQAWAADVLADPGADDVSRTNAIKITTRLRTPAMTDLRGANLRGEDLSARDLREVDLTGANLTDATLVGTDLSRAVLRDARLTGARLDEARLTGADLRGADLTRARLARADLRDVAVAGSRWQRAALIDVTGTVAGVPELRGAAIAPGQPVEVQLAPAAIGVPYGYHFQTSRLPEPVAYSPDGETLVIGGDDGGVLLCDSATGLPVRNLQGHRGRVYAVTFSRSGDLLATGASDGTVRLWDPVTASASHVLAGHRDGVWPVVFSPAGRLIAAGGADGTVRIWDTATGLPYRELPGHLAPIYTATFDAGGDTLVTGDAGGTVRMWDVRTGEIVRTLDGHRGSVYRIAYDPGGTLLAAGDREGVVRIWDPRDGQVLHALTGHTGSVYALSFAPSGRLLATGDTDGAIRLWDPVSGASRGMRTGHRAAVYQVGFSPDGSLLASADSDGAVHLHGVAEERERVELAGHRGSVWPFAFRPGGGQLATSSNDGTVRLWDTATGQCRRVLRGHGRKITSVRFSADGSMLATSGNDGVVRIWEPRTGRRLRELTGQADRLISAAFSPADPTIAAASNDGGVHFWNAATGDYERELDVETDHVWAEAFSPGGDHLATANDDDSVRVWYRASGRQVVKLADHHGRVRSIAFSPDGRHVATGCDDRLARVWEVETGTCVAILEGHTDRVYSVVFSPDGSTLASAGNDGDARVWDLRPDPRPGHPWRPRLLHTLTRHPGRLWTVAFSPDGSLLATGGDDPAVRLWDARTGRHLHALTGHTRRIWSLAFAPAGDLLASAGDDGVAILWELHPGTAPAQRVALLGLPEGWAAIAPDGRYKLAGEVAGQFWYVVGTRRFEPGELDAYLPAIGQIALDAEF; this is translated from the coding sequence ATGGCGGCGAGGGGTGGGGACGCGATGGCGCGCGACGACAGGCCGGTCGACATCTTCGTCAGCTACTCCCCCGCCGACGAGCGCTGGGCGTCGTGGATCGCGTGGGAGCTGGAGGCCGCCGGATACCGGACGATGATCCAGGCCTGGGACTTCGTGCCGGGAACCCAGTTCATCGAGTTCATGGACCGGGGGGTCAGCGAGGCCGCGCTCGTGGTGGCGGTGCTGTCGCGCAACTACCTCAAGTCGCGCTGGGGGCGGATGGAGTGGCAGGCCGCGCTCCGCGCCGATCCGGACAACCCCTCCAACAAGCTGGTCACGATCCGGCTGGAGGACTGCCCGCTGGAGGGACTGCTGTCCACGATCACCTGGGTGGACCTGGTCGGGGTCGCCGATCCGGACCAGGCGCGGGCGCTGCTGCTCAACCGGATCGGCCAGGCTCTGGCGGGCCGGGCCAAACCGCTGGACCGGCCGTCGTTCCCCAACGGCCCGGCGACCATCCCCGGCGAGGTGCTGCCCGCGCCGTCCGGGCGCGGGCAGGCGCGGGCCCGCCGTACCCCGGTGGCGCCGCCCGCGTATCCGGCGGGGCCGTCGGCGCACGTCCCGCGCGAGTCGATCACGCTGCTGCACGTCGCCGGCCCCCGGTTCGGCCGGGGGCTGGCCGACGAGGACGAGCCGCTGACGGCCGAGGAGCTGCAGCCGAGGATCTGGGCCGACCTCACCCGGCTGCGGGACGCCGGGCTGCCCCGGCCGGACCTGATGGTCGTGACCGGAGACCTGACCGAGTCGGGCGGCCGCCGGGAGTTCGGCGAGGCGGCGGCGTTCCTGACCGGGCTGCGGGTGCTGCTCGGACTGGAGCCGCAGCGGCTGATCGTCGTACCCGGTCCGAGGGACATCACGAAGGCCGCCTCCCGGGCGTACTTCAGCAACTGCGAGGCCGACGACGTGCGCCCGCAGCCGCCGTACTGGCCCAAGTGGCGCCACTTCACCGGCCTGTTCGAGGAGCTCTACCTCGGGCTCGACGGACCGGAGTTCGACAGCGCCCAGCCGTGGACGCTCTTCGCCGTCCCCGATCTGAAGGTCGTGGTGGCCGGACTGAACTCCACCATGGCCATGAGCCACCGCGAGGAGGACCGGTACGGCTCCGTGGGCGAGGCGCAGGCGGCGTGGTTCGCCGAGCGGCTGCGGCCGTTCGAGGAGGCGGGCTGGCTGCGGATCGGCGCGGTCGCCCACCCGCCCGCTCCCGCGCACCTGCGCGACACCTCGACGCTTGAGCATCTGCTGGCCGGGCGGCTCAACCTGCTGCTGCACGGCGCGGGCGGCACCGGCCCGGAGAGCCTGACCTGCCTGCCCGCTCCGGGGCCGGGCCGCCACCAGCTCGTCGAGGTGACCTCCGGCGGCCTGCGCCGCTGGGACCGCGACCGGGCCGCCCTCCTGCCCGCCGAGGAGCTGTCACGCGCCTGGCACGGGACGGGGCTGACGTTCTCCCCCGGGGGCGGCGCGCCCGCCGCCCTGCCGCCGGCGGCTCCCCCCGCGGCGGCCGAGCCCAAACGGGCGGCCGCCCCGGCCATGCTGCTGCTGGACCGGATCGCCGAGGTCTGCGAGGCCCGGCACGAGCGGGTCAAGATCAGGAGGGTGGTCGGCGACGTCCCGCAGCTTCTGGTCACCTATCCGGAGGACGGCTTCGTCCGGCAGCTCAGGATAGGCGCCCACGCCGGCGAGCTGACCGGGCAGGACGTGGAGGCCTTCGCCGGGCAGGTGCACGCCTCCGGGCTGGAGCACGGCGCCGAGCTGGTCTACCAAGGGCCGCCGCCCGCGCAGGCGCTGCGCGAGGAGATGACCCGGCGCGGGCTGCGGCTGCGCAGCTTCACCGAGTTCCAGGGACTGCTCGACCTGACCGGATACGTGGCCGACCAGACAGCGCGGCTGCGCGGGGACCGCCGCTACCCGCAGGGGCTGTACGTGCCGCAGCGTTTCCGGGAGCTGGACCGTCCCGACCGGCGCGTCCGGGAAGGGCTCACCGACGAGCTGATGCGGTTGCTGGCCACCGACCACGGCCGGTTCCTGCTGGTGCTGGGCGACTTCGGGCACGGCAAGACCTTCGCCCTGCGCGAGCTGGCCCGGCGGATCCCGGTGGAGCTGCCTCACCTGGTGCCGATCCTGATCGAGCTGCGCGCGCTGGACAAGGCGCACTCGGTGGACGGGCTGGTCGCCGCGCACCTGGCCAACCACGGCGAGGACGTCATCGACCTGAAGGCCTTCCACTACATGCTCCGCCAGGGCCGCATCGTGCTGCTGTTCGACGGGTTCGACGAGCTGGTGACCCGGGTGACCTACGACCGGGCCGCCGACCATCTGGACACGCTGCTGCAGGCCGCCGAGGACAAGGCGAAGATCGTCGTGGCCAGCCGTTCCCAGCACTTCAAGTCCAGCGCCCAGGTGCTCACCAAGCTCGGCGAGAAGGTGGGCCTCCTGCCGCAGCGGCGCCTGCTCAGCGTGGAGGACTTCACCGGCCCGCAGATCCGCTCCTACCTCGTCAACCGCTACGACGGCGACGAGGGCGCCGCCGGAGACCGGCTCTCGCTGATGAGCGACATCGAGGACCTGCTGGGCCTGGCCAGGAACCCGCGCATGCTCAGCTTCATCGCCGACCTCGACGACCAGCGCCTGGCCACCGTCGCCAAGGCCCGGCACACCATCAGCGCGGCGCTGCTGTACGAGGAGATCATGGGCTCCTGGCTCGCCTTCGAGGAGCGCCGGGTGCGGGACGTGCCGGGCGCGCCGGCCGGGCTGCGCGCCGGGGAGCTGCGGCAGGCGGTGACCACGCTGGCGCTGCGGCTGTGGGAGAGCGGGGAGGCCTACCTGCGGCCGGCGGAGCTGGCCGAGATCGCCGAGACGCTGACCGGCCTGGCGGACGGGCAGCTGTCGGGCCAGCAGACCGCGCACGCGGTGGGGACCGGCAGCCTGATGGTCCGCACCGAGGAGGGGCTGTTCGGGTTCATCCACTCGTCGGTCATGGAGTGGCTGGTCGCCCGGCACATCGCCATGACCTTCGCCGACCCGGTGACGCTCGCGCGCAGGCCGCTGTCTCAGCTCACGGTGGACTTCCTGTGCGACCTGGCCGACGTGCGCGCCTGCCAGGCCTGGGCGGCGGACGTTCTCGCCGACCCCGGCGCCGACGACGTCTCCCGGACCAACGCCATCAAGATCACCACCCGGTTGCGCACCCCGGCCATGACCGACCTGCGCGGCGCCAACCTGCGCGGCGAGGACCTGTCCGCGCGCGACCTGCGGGAGGTCGACCTCACCGGGGCCAACCTGACCGACGCCACCCTGGTCGGGACCGACCTGTCGCGCGCCGTGCTCCGTGACGCCCGGCTGACCGGAGCCCGGCTGGACGAGGCCCGGCTCACCGGCGCCGACCTGCGCGGCGCCGACCTGACGCGGGCCCGGCTGGCCAGGGCGGACCTGCGGGACGTGGCGGTGGCGGGCAGCCGCTGGCAGCGGGCGGCGCTGATCGACGTCACCGGCACGGTGGCCGGTGTCCCCGAACTCCGCGGCGCCGCGATCGCACCTGGCCAGCCGGTGGAGGTCCAGCTGGCCCCGGCCGCGATCGGCGTGCCGTACGGCTACCACTTCCAGACCAGCAGGCTGCCCGAGCCCGTCGCCTACAGCCCCGACGGCGAGACCCTGGTGATCGGCGGCGACGACGGCGGGGTGCTGCTCTGCGACAGCGCCACCGGCCTGCCGGTCAGAAACCTGCAGGGTCATCGGGGCCGGGTCTACGCCGTCACCTTCAGCCGCTCGGGCGACCTGCTCGCCACCGGGGCGAGCGACGGCACGGTCCGGCTCTGGGACCCGGTCACCGCGAGCGCCTCCCACGTGCTCGCCGGGCATCGCGACGGCGTGTGGCCGGTGGTGTTCAGCCCCGCCGGGCGGCTGATCGCCGCGGGCGGCGCCGACGGCACCGTACGGATCTGGGACACCGCCACCGGCCTGCCGTACCGGGAGCTCCCCGGCCACCTGGCGCCGATCTACACCGCGACGTTCGACGCGGGCGGCGACACGCTCGTCACCGGCGACGCGGGCGGGACGGTACGGATGTGGGACGTGCGGACCGGCGAGATCGTCCGGACCCTGGACGGGCACCGCGGCTCCGTCTACCGCATCGCCTACGACCCCGGCGGCACGCTGCTGGCCGCCGGCGACCGCGAGGGCGTGGTGCGGATCTGGGATCCCCGGGACGGGCAGGTCCTGCACGCGCTGACCGGGCACACGGGCAGCGTCTACGCGCTGTCCTTCGCGCCCTCCGGCCGGCTGCTGGCGACCGGCGACACCGACGGCGCGATCCGGCTGTGGGACCCGGTCTCGGGCGCCTCGCGCGGCATGCGGACGGGCCATCGGGCGGCCGTCTACCAGGTCGGCTTCAGCCCGGACGGCTCGCTGCTGGCCAGCGCCGACTCCGACGGCGCGGTCCACCTGCACGGGGTCGCCGAGGAGCGCGAGCGGGTGGAGCTGGCCGGGCACCGCGGCTCCGTCTGGCCGTTCGCCTTCCGGCCCGGCGGCGGCCAGCTGGCCACCAGCAGCAACGACGGCACCGTCCGGCTCTGGGACACCGCCACCGGGCAGTGCCGGCGCGTCCTGCGCGGTCACGGCCGCAAGATCACTTCAGTGCGGTTCAGCGCCGACGGGAGCATGCTGGCGACCAGCGGCAACGACGGGGTCGTGCGGATCTGGGAGCCGCGCACGGGCCGCCGGCTGCGGGAGCTCACCGGGCAGGCCGACCGGCTCATCTCCGCCGCCTTCAGCCCCGCCGACCCCACGATCGCCGCCGCGAGCAACGACGGCGGGGTGCACTTCTGGAACGCCGCCACCGGCGACTACGAGCGCGAGCTGGACGTCGAGACCGACCACGTGTGGGCTGAGGCGTTCAGCCCCGGCGGGGACCACCTCGCCACCGCCAACGACGACGACAGCGTCCGCGTCTGGTACCGGGCGAGCGGCCGCCAGGTCGTCAAGCTCGCCGACCACCACGGCCGGGTCCGCTCCATCGCCTTCAGCCCCGACGGCCGCCACGTGGCCACCGGCTGCGACGACCGGCTGGCGCGGGTCTGGGAGGTCGAGACCGGCACGTGCGTGGCGATCCTGGAGGGCCACACCGACCGGGTGTACTCGGTGGTCTTCAGCCCCGACGGAAGCACGCTGGCCAGCGCCGGCAACGACGGCGACGCCCGCGTGTGGGACCTGCGGCCGGATCCGCGGCCGGGCCACCCGTGGCGCCCCAGGCTGCTCCACACCCTCACCCGCCACCCCGGACGGCTGTGGACCGTCGCCTTCAGCCCGGACGGCTCGCTGCTGGCCACCGGGGGCGACGACCCGGCGGTGCGGCTCTGGGACGCCCGTACCGGCCGGCACCTGCACGCGCTGACCGGCCACACCCGCCGGATCTGGTCGCTGGCCTTCGCCCCCGCCGGGGACCTGCTGGCCAGCGCGGGCGACGACGGCGTGGCGATCCTCTGGGAGCTCCACCCCGGTACGGCTCCCGCCCAGCGGGTGGCCCTCCTCGGCCTGCCGGAGGGATGGGCGGCGATCGCGCCGGACGGCCGCTACAAGCTGGCGGGCGAGGTGGCAGGCCAGTTCTGGTACGTCGTCGGGACCCGCAGGTTCGAGCCCGGAGAGCTGGACGCCTACCTGCCCGCGATCGGGCAGATCGCGCTGGACGCGGAGTTCTGA
- a CDS encoding sporulation protein encodes MVFRKLMAAFGAGVEVDTILQNSNVRPGEVLRGQVNFRGGGSDYKVEGIFIDFTAVVEVESGDNEHKSTYSFLRKQITGPFHLAAGAPQSAPFEIPVPWETPISAIGGHPLRGMQLGVSTELALAGALDKGDLDPLFVNPLPAQDHVLGALDNLGFRFKKADLERGTLRGSQMPFFQEIEYYAGHEYARHFNELELTFIAGPQAMDVILEADKRGGFMSSSHDTYNRFTVRYNDHPGQVEQSLRAGLHAMAQKRGWF; translated from the coding sequence ATGGTGTTCCGTAAGCTGATGGCCGCGTTCGGCGCGGGTGTCGAGGTCGACACGATCCTGCAAAACTCCAACGTCCGCCCCGGCGAGGTCCTGCGCGGGCAGGTCAACTTCCGCGGCGGCGGCTCCGACTACAAGGTCGAGGGCATCTTCATCGACTTCACCGCGGTGGTCGAGGTCGAGAGCGGCGACAACGAGCACAAGTCGACCTACAGTTTCCTGCGCAAGCAGATCACCGGCCCGTTCCACCTCGCGGCGGGCGCCCCGCAGTCGGCCCCCTTCGAGATCCCCGTCCCGTGGGAGACCCCGATCAGCGCCATCGGCGGCCACCCGCTGCGCGGCATGCAGCTCGGTGTCTCCACCGAGCTCGCCCTGGCCGGCGCGCTGGACAAGGGCGACCTCGACCCGCTGTTCGTCAACCCGCTGCCCGCCCAGGACCACGTGCTCGGCGCGCTGGACAACCTGGGGTTCCGCTTCAAGAAGGCCGACCTGGAGCGCGGCACCCTGCGCGGCTCGCAGATGCCGTTCTTCCAGGAGATCGAGTACTACGCGGGCCACGAGTACGCCCGGCACTTCAACGAGCTCGAACTGACCTTCATCGCCGGTCCGCAGGCGATGGACGTCATCCTGGAGGCCGACAAGCGCGGCGGCTTCATGAGCTCCAGCCACGACACCTACAACCGCTTCACGGTCCGCTACAACGACCACCCGGGCCAGGTCGAGCAGTCGCTCCGCGCCGGTCTTCACGCGATGGCGCAGAAGCGCGGCTGGTTCTGA